Below is a window of Sus scrofa isolate TJ Tabasco breed Duroc chromosome 10, Sscrofa11.1, whole genome shotgun sequence DNA.
ccatgaagatgctggttcgatcccaggccctgggcagtaggtctgggatcctgcattgctgtggctgtgatgggagagctggggacagagggcGGGAGAGCCTGGGGTAGCTCAGAGGGAGTGGAGGAGAGCAGGTCCCTGCTTCTCAGGGGAGCATCACCCACAAGTTAAGTCCTGGACAGGTGTACCTGTGATGATGGGGTAGGTGGCGAGGACACAGAGCCACATCACAGAGGGGGCTTAGCTCAAGGCTGAAGAACTgcgggatggggggcggggggctcacTTTGCTGTGCTTGGCCTCACCCGCCCCATCCTCTCTGTTCATTAGCTGAAGAGACTGGTTCTCAGCATCTCagctcctcttccctcctcttccaggaGCCTGTGGAACTCAGAGGGCTGAGTGAGGGCCGTGCTCCCAGTGTGACAGGTAAACCGcattgtggggtgggggtgggggtggggcacacgGGAACAGGGCTGTTCACTGGGGGTGAATTCCTCTGGCTATAGTTGTAAAGCCTCCATGTATTTGTGTTCTAGAGAAAAGAAGCCTATTTCTGTTATGTATAGTGGTTTGTATCTGAATCACCTAGCCGACTAAAAGCCTTGGCTTAAGGAAACCAGGTAAGAAAAGTTTAAGCCTTCCTACCAAATATAAGTATTATCTTTGCAGTTCCTATCAAAAAGCtaaattgttgggagttcctgtcacagttaagcagaaacaaatctgactaggaagcatgaggttgcgggttcgaaccctggcatcactcagtgggttaaggatccggtgttgccaggagctgtggtgtaagttgcagacatggcttggatctggctgtggtgtaggctggcagctgtagctccaatttgacccctatcctgggaacctccatgtgctgcaggtgcagccctaaaaagacgaaaaaaaaaaaaaaaagttaacagaatCATGTCCTAATAAAGGTCTGTTAATAAGATTAAGGATTGGAATAAATTAAGGCTAGCCTTTCCAAAAAGCAAGAAAGGCACTAAATTGCTTAGCACTTACCAACACTGCAGGTTCAgctattttaataaatagtttgacttctgttttaaaaagcagGGGTGGTAGTGCCATCTATCTCTTAAGATAAAGGGGCCTCATCACCAAAGCCCCAGCAGCAAACCTTTGAAGCCTTTGAGAAGGGAAAACTTAGAGCAGCTGGATCCTGAGACAAACCTTTAAAGAGAAGGCGGCCTTCCTGCTTCAGGCGGGGAGTGAGGCTCCAGGCCACCAGGGTCCCAGCACACACAGAAGGGCAGGCTTGGGAAGCAAGTGGACACCAGTGAGAGGAAGGACAGAACCTGGGGTTGGGAGAGGGAGGCTCCCAGGCGGGGGAGTGGTGCAGCCGGTGGCCGGAGTGGCCTCGCTGTCACGCTGTCCTTCTGCTGCAGGAGCTGCCATGCGGTGTTCCATCAGGTTCTGCTGTATAACCTCGGTGGGCATTGGATTCCTGTGGCTCTTCCGCACCCTGACAGCCCCCCAGGAAATTGAAGAGGACCAGAGCATGATGGCCACCAAAGCCCAAGTAGCAACCTTGCTGTCCCTATGGGAATTGGGGGGATGGTGTGGACCGGCAAATTTTTTTGAAGGCACCTGTACTTTTCACCAGAGAGCAGGAggctccaaggggagtggggggatggacCCAGCTGGACCCATCCGTCCACAAAGAAGCCACATCTCCCCCGTATTTGTTAAGATAAGGAAGAAAGCAGATACCTCTGTGCCCCGGGTACTCTGGCCAGTGGTCAGTCCGAGAATGGGCCAGCCTCGCTCCGGGGAGTCTGCTCTACATTGTTCCCTGGAAAAGCTGGTGGGAAACCACTCAGGGCTGAATCCTGCTCTTTTTATGAAAGGAGGACCCTGTTGCTCCTCTGCCGATGCCCCAGGAAAAAACTTACAGGAGAGAGAGGGATCTGGAGCCACCAATAGACTGGCAGAACCTCAccttcaaatatttggaaaaactCCAGCAGAGAAGAAAGAGTGAGTTCAAGGGAGGGGGTGGGCTTCCCAGGAGAGGGGGGCCGTCAGGAGGCACAAGGTGActgcaggaggagaggggagggaagcgAGAGGGCAGGCTGTGAACCGGTTCATTCTCCCCATCAAGGAGTTTGTGCAcaggggaaagaaggagggaaagggtTAGGTAGTTGCCAGTGGGAAGGTGGAGTCCCTGGATTTGGGAATTTTGGGGGCAGAAGGGGCCTTCAAACCATGTTATCCAATgcactgaggttttttttgtttttgtttgtttgtttgtttttgttttgtctttttgccttttctagggctgctcctgcaacatatggaggttcccaggctagggatctcatcagagctgtagctgccagcctacaccacagccacatcaacgcaggatccgagccacgtctgtgacctacaccacagcccacagcaacgctggatccttaacccactgagcaaggccagggattgaacccgcaacctcatggttcctagtcaggttctttaaccactgtaccacaacgggaactcctaacgcACTGAGTTTTATGGCTCGGGAACTAAGCTCAGGGGTAAAGggtctgctcaaggtcacacagtcagttGGTGGCAGAATGGGGACAGTGCCTTGGGTTTCCAACCTCCAGCAGaagtgccttttctttcttttcttttcctttttcgggccgcacctgcagcatatggaagtttctgagctggGGTGGAATGGGAGCCACGGCTGCgtcctgcgccacagccacagctatggcagatgcaagccacatctgcgacctatgccactgGATCCTCagtccattgagagaggccagggctcgaaccaaatctcttggatactagttgagttctgaAACCTGCTGAGCCTGGAACTCCAaaagagctaattttttttttggtctttttgccatttcttgggctgctcccgcggcatatggaggttcccaggctaggggtctcatcagagctgtagctgcagcctatgccagagccacagcaacgcaggatccgagccacgtatgcaacctacaccatagctcactgcaatgccggatccttaacccactgagcaagggcagggatcgaacccgcaacttcgtggttcctagttggattcattaaccactgtgccacgatgggaactcccaaaagaggtaatatttcttgagcatttaAACCATGTGCCACAAAGTCTGGCTCAAAAGACACtcggaggagttcccactgtggcacatcaggttaaggacccagggtcaTCTGTGCAGCTGCTCAGGTCCATGTGGAGTTAAGGGCTCGAATcctgccctgtgcagtgggttaaagatcctgtatcacagcagctgtggtgtaggctgaagctgcGGTTGGGATTCAGTCAgtaggaacttccccatgctgggGCCAGAGGGGATGGCAGCGCTATCAGTTTAGTGCCTCCCGACAGCGGGTGTGTGCACCGGGCACATGGTGACAtcgttaaaatgcagattccgtTGGGGAACTAAGGCCCACACTGAGTAGCAAGGCTGTAAACACCCCCTCTGCAGGTGGAATAGGAAAGGAAAGCCAATGGGCACCCCCAGCTGGCCAGCCTGGCACACTGACagtgccctgcctgcctccccagcctggctGACGGTGGGCATCTCCTCGAGGTCCTGGCTGGACCGCAGCAGCCTCTTGTCCACGCTGCTGTCCCTGTTCCGAGCCACCTCGAAGGCGGAGCAGAAGCACCTCACGGTGCTGGTCCACCTGGCGGACCTGGACCTCCCTGAGCTCAGAGAGACAGTCTTCCACCTTTCAAGCCTCTtcagcccccagctcctggcGGGGCAGCTGCTGCTGATCCACGCACCACCTGATGCCTACCCCGCGGAGGCGAGCATCAGGGGCCCGGCCTGGCACCCAGACAGTGTGTTCTCCAGGCAGAACTTGGAGCACGCCTACCTCGTGAGCTCCGCTGCCAGGCTCTCGGAATACTTCCTGCTGCTGGAGGACAACGCCTTCTGTGCCCCCAGCTTCCTCAGCCACATTCAGTGGAAGGTGGACACCATGAAGTCTGAGCCCTGGGTGCTCCTGGAATTCTCCAACATGGGCTTCCTGGGCAAACTCTTCCACAGCAGGGACCTCCCGGTCCTggcccacttcctcctcctcttctacaCAGAGAAGCCCCTCGACAGACTCATCCCTCATTTCCGCACCCTCCTGGCCCAGAAGGACCCCATCCTCTGCCGCCCTTTCCTCTTCTACCAGAGGAACTCCTTCCAGGCCTCTAACGACAGCTGGAAGGCCTCCGATGCGCAGAGGAAGAGCCCCCGTGGTCCCCACAACCCCCCGGGAGCCGTTTTCACCGACATGAAGGTTTTTGATGTGCACTTCCCCTGGGAGGCCTACACGCTGGACGAGTCCTTCTTTTGGACCCACGGAGTCAGGGCAGGAAACCACCTGACGGTCATTCTGAACCAATCGGCCAACCTGAGACGCGTGCAGGTGCTGACCGGCACCATCGTGGACGGGACCCATGCCCTGGAGAAGGGGCAGGTGGAGCTGGGCTATGACCCCGAGGGGGTGCCCCAGCACTGCACCAGCTTCGCCCTGCTGGGCCGGCTCTGGGAAGGGCAGCTGGATCAGGAGATATGGCCGAGGAGCATGGGGTACGATGTGAGCTGTGTGAGGCTGATGGTCAACACCGATCAGGTTGGCAGTCTCATAATCAGGCACATTTACCTCTGGGAGGAACATGCCGGGGACATAGAAGCAGCTTGGGGTGAGGATAATTCAGTGACTGTGAAACATTAAAGCTGGAAAGCTTTTCAGTCGAGCGTGTCTTTGTCTGGGGGACACAGGGGAGCTGCCAGGGGGTGAGGGACAGAGAGGAGACACTGCTGATCTTCCAGCGCCACCACGATGTTAGACCCATCCCTTCCTTTTTCTACCCAAACAGGTGACTCTTAGAGGATGTCGTTTCTGGGGCCAGGTACAGCTTAGCCCAATTTGGGGCAAGGGCGGGGTCACTCCTGGAAGCTTTGTATTATTCTTGGGGTACTGAGAACAACCCAAGTACAGGCTGTCTGCGTGTGTGCAAACACACTCATGTGTGTCTGCCCACAGTTAGAGATGAGGGGTGAGCGTAACAGGAGGGGGGGGGGAAACCCTTGCAAGGCCCTGGAACAGACTTCATGAGAAGCTAGGGAAGGAACTTTCATTGGAAGTCGAGCTCTCTGAGGTTCTGGAATGTAGCAGCTGGAAAGACTGCAATAAAACTGACCCCTTGACCCTGTCCTTTTAAGCCGTTCTGTGCTGAGGTCTAGTTCCCGCTTACCCTCGCAAACAAACTTAGGCATAAATAGTTTGTATATAAAAATTCACTTCCTCCCCCGCCCTGGCTTCAGCATCTGTGCCTTTCCTCCCTACTTGTAACGACAGAGATGATCAAACCCCAGTGGCATCTTTTTCAAATCTCATTCTCCTAAACTCTCGCAGCAATGCACATACGAGTACAAAAGCACGAGTAGTGCTTTTCCTGGACTCCCGGGATTCATCCACCCATCAGAATTACtgaatccgggagttcccgtcttggcacagtggttagcgaatctgactaggaaccatgaggttgcgggtgcgatccctggccttgctcagtgggttaacgatccggcgttgccgtgagctgtggtgtaggttgcagacgcggctcggatcccgcattgctgtggctctggcgtaggcggggggctacagctccgatgagacccctagcctgggaacctccatatgccgcgggagcggcccaaagaaatagcaaaaagaccaaaaaaaaaaagaattactgaatCCCTATTGTGTGTCAGGAACCAAAAAAGCTCCCGCTGGGGTTAAGAAGCACGGAGTCTTTGAGGAGTATAGACCTTTGCTAAAACttggttgggggagttcccactgtggcacaacaggatcggcagcatcttggaagcactgaGACGCAAGTTCCATTCCCTGGCCTGCATGGTCGATTCCCGCCCCTGGCTCCagctggcacagtaggttaagaatctggtgttgccacggcttaggtagcaactgcagctcggatctgatccctggtccaggaattctGTATGTCTtggagcggccaaaaaaagaaaaaaaaatcaaatgaaacttGATTGGGAACTTAGGAAAGGCTTTTTGGAAGATGAGGCATCTAAGCCTAGACCTGTCAGATAATTGGAGAAGGTAGCCAGGTGATGAGGAAAGAAGCCAGGGTGATCTTCCAGTAAAAGGAACAGCTTgcaggagtccccgtcatggctcagcggtcaacgaaccagactaggaaccatgaagtttcaggttcgatcctagcctcgctcagtgggttaaggatctggcgttgccgagctggggtgtaggtagcagacgtagctcagatctggcattgctgtggctgtggtgtaggctggcagctacagctctgattcgaccctgggaacctccatatgccatgggtgtggccctaaaagaaaaaaaaagtgatgttgaAATAGCTGAAAAGCCACATGCAGAGGAGTAAAGTGTGACTCTTGCCTCATATTATGTAAAAAAGTGACCTCAGAATGGATAGACATagatataagagctaaaactataaaactcttaaaagaaaacttaGGAGGAAATTGTTGTGACCTTGGATTAGGTAATAGATTAttagatacaacaccaagagCACAAGTTATCAAAAAAGTAGGTAGattagagttccctttgtagctcagtggttaacgaacctgactagtgtccatgaagacatgggttcgatccctggcctcactcagttggttaaggatctggcattgctgtgagctgtggtgtaggtcgtagacgtggctcagatatggtgttgctgtggctgtggtgaaggctggcagctacagctctgattggacccctagcctgggaacctccatatgcctcgggtgtggccctaaaagacaaattaaaaaaaaaaaaaaaaaaaaaaagaatccagtgttgctgagagctgtggtgtaggccggcagctccagctccaattcaacccctagcctaggaacttccacatgccatggatgcagccctaaaaagaaaaagaaaaaagagagtgaaaagacaacccacagaagagaaaatatttgcaaatcatatatgtaATGAGACTGGTGTCCAGCGTGTGTAAAGAAACCTGCACTCACTAATAAAAAGatacagagttcccgtggtgcaCAGCGGGTTAATGACCCCACATTATCACcctgcattatcactgcagcagcacaggctgctcctgtggcccagattccacccctggcccaggaacttccacttgccaaaTCAGCcgaaaagacaacaaacaaaagcaaaggatttgaatagatatttctctagagaagatatgcaaatgatcaataagcacatgaaaagacactcatcattagtcatcagggaaatgcaaatcaaaaaccacaatgaaataccacttcataCTCACTAGGACAgctatttaaaaaactgaaaacaattgtCAGTGAGGTGCGGAGAACCTGGAGCCTCATACAGGCTTGTGGgttgtaaaatggtacagcctctTTGGAAAACTCTGTAACAACTCtcaggagttccgtcatggcacagcggaaaacatgcggttgcggatttgatcccccgcctcgctcagtgcgttgaggatccggtgttgccatgagctgtggtgcagacaggatgggatcctgcgttgctgtggctgtggtataggtcggcagctgtagctctaattggacccctagcctcggaacctccaaatgctgtgggtgcagctctaaaaaaaaaaaataatgattaaaaaaaataaaagaaataaaagaaaaaacaaaatcctcaAAATCTTAgtttccatatgacccaggaattccactccgaGGTATATACGTGctcaaggaaatgaaagctaCATCAGCACAAAGACTTACACGTGACCGGTCATAacggcattattattattattattatttttttgtcttttgtcttttttgttgttgctatttcttgggccgctcccgcggcatatggaggttcccaggctaggggtctcatcggagctgtagcccgcccgcctacgccagagccacagcaatgcgggatccgagccgcgtctgcaacctacaccacagctcacggcaacgccggatcgttaacccactgagcaagggcagggaccgaacccgcaacctcatggttcctagtcggattcgttaaccactgtgccacgacgggaactccataacagcattataataaccaagatgtggaagcaatctACATGTCTGTCAGGCAAAATATGGTGTATCTTACCATGAGATACTATTCAGACATAAAAGGGAATGGAGCACTGGTCCATGCTACAACTGCACAAACCTTTACAATGCTGTGCTACACGAAAGCAGCCAGTCACCTAAGGCCACTTCTGGTCCAGAGAGCGAGACAACTGAAATGCAGAATCAAGGGGACAGAGAGGCGAGGAGAGCCTGATGGTGCCTGGAGCCATCAGGGGAGGCTTCACGGAGGAGGTGACAGCCACAGAGGAGATATTCTCAGGCAGGGAACGTGGAGGGAGGCATGAGAGTCAGGAGCCCGAGTTCCCAGCAGTGCACCCCCACTCGTTTCTGTGACGCAGGTGGGCGGCACAAGCCTAGTGAGAACCAGGAAGCCAAAGCGTTGTCCTCACTGGCGTGGGAGTCCCAGCCTCCGTGTCTGGGAGACAATGGAGGGTAAAGCGGAAACAAGGCAAGTTCCCACCAGCCCCCTCCTACCCACCCCCGAACCCTTCCCTGCCCGTCCAGTCCCCGCAGCCATCCCCAGTCCGGCTGTCCCCCTGCACCTGCCACTTCCTTTGTCAAAGGCAGCTGCTCTCTGTCCTCCTGAATTGCCTCTGTGTGTGGGTAGCTGGGTTCCTGGCCAGGCCTGGACACCCCTCACCAGGGGATCGGGGGAGGGGCCTGCACTGCCCCAGGGCCACCAGTGAggtccctgccccccgcccccactcctccTCACTGAgttaagaacaatttttttttttttttttttgtcttttgtctttttagagtcacacttgtggtatatggaggttcccaagctagggatctcatcagagctatagatgccagcctacaccacagacacagcagtgccagatctgagccgtgtctgcgacctacaccacagctcatggcaacactggatcctcaacccactgagcgaggccagggatccaacccaaaacctcatggttcctagtcaggttcatttccactgtgccacaacaggaactccaagaacaatttttttttttcttttgattgaaaTTCTGTTTGTTTGAGCTATGAGTGTCAGGTTGAGGAATGTTTTTCTAAAAAGTGTACATGGCCCTGGTCCTATTATGCTGGTTCTGGGGCTCTGAGCAGCACTTCTGAACCCTGGCTCAGGTtcttttttgtgtgcatgtgtgtgtttttagggctgcacccatggcatatggaggttaatcagagctgcagctgccagcctacaccacagccatagcaactcgggatccaagccatgtctgcgacctataccacagctcacagcattgccagatccttaacccactgagcaaggtcagggattgaacttgtgtcctcatggatactagtcagattcgtttctgctgctggCTCGGGTTTTTTAAAGCCAGAGGAGCCTGGACCTACCCTAGACCATCCGCAAGAAGCCCTGGGATGGTTGTGAAAGCTCCCAGGTGACTCTGATGCCAGGTCAGCTAGGCGGGGGTGAAGCCACAGCCCCTCTCTGTGTGGTCTTGAACCAGCAGCACACCATCCCCTGAGAGCTTGTTACAAGTGCAgagtcctccccacccccacctgctgaGTCAGACACTcacggggtggggatgggagtaGCAGGCTATGTGGACAAGCCCTGCAGGGGATTCTGATCCAGGCTAAAGAACCTTCAGGGAGGCACGAAGTTTTAACACTGAGCAATCACATAGGACATCTTATTTCAGATGGGAAATCAATGGAGGGAGAGTGTCCCCAGGGCCCCATCAATCAAGTCCTTGGCAGTGGGCAGCCTGCAGAGAGGTCCACACACTGGCCCCCATCCCTGGGCATGGAGGTCACCTTGCAGCAAGAGGCAGACTTAATGTTCCTCTTTGTATTAGGTTGCCAGGCTTTGtcacaaagtgccacaaactgggtggcctACGACCATAGACATTCATGGACCATCCTGGGGGCTAGATCCCAAATCAGGGTGTTGCCAGGGTTGTTTCCTCTGAAGCGTTCAGAGAGGCTCTGC
It encodes the following:
- the LOC102163530 gene encoding alpha-1,3-mannosyl-glycoprotein 4-beta-N-acetylglucosaminyltransferase-like protein MGAT4E — translated: MRFSSGCGWQLTELLEARPGVMVARLLPVPCTGQAAGAGAQCPRVRFLWEPVELRGLSEGRAPSVTGAAMRCSIRFCCITSVGIGFLWLFRTLTAPQEIEEDQSMMATKAQEKTYRRERDLEPPIDWQNLTFKYLEKLQQRRKTWLTVGISSRSWLDRSSLLSTLLSLFRATSKAEQKHLTVLVHLADLDLPELRETVFHLSSLFSPQLLAGQLLLIHAPPDAYPAEASIRGPAWHPDSVFSRQNLEHAYLVSSAARLSEYFLLLEDNAFCAPSFLSHIQWKVDTMKSEPWVLLEFSNMGFLGKLFHSRDLPVLAHFLLLFYTEKPLDRLIPHFRTLLAQKDPILCRPFLFYQRNSFQASNDSWKASDAQRKSPRGPHNPPGAVFTDMKVFDVHFPWEAYTLDESFFWTHGVRAGNHLTVILNQSANLRRVQVLTGTIVDGTHALEKGQVELGYDPEGVPQHCTSFALLGRLWEGQLDQEIWPRSMGYDVSCVRLMVNTDQVGSLIIRHIYLWEEHAGDIEAAWGEDNSVTVKH